From the Vibrio alginolyticus NBRC 15630 = ATCC 17749 genome, one window contains:
- a CDS encoding prepilin-type N-terminal cleavage/methylation domain-containing protein, protein MRKHNGFTLIEILLVLVLLSLTAVAVISTLPTSQKDLSKQYAQSFFQRLQLLNEEAVLSGKDFGVRVDDAKSTYALLSLTSEGWQPLKLKQIPSKTKLEEDITLQLELGGGAWDNDERLFKPGSLFDEDMFAEEEDEKKIEPPQVFIFSSAEVTPFTLSFFPQNGDAFNDGWRVIGKESGQILLLAPGEEVKEDENAQF, encoded by the coding sequence ATGCGAAAACATAACGGTTTTACATTGATAGAAATTCTATTGGTGCTGGTTTTGCTATCTCTTACGGCTGTGGCCGTGATCTCGACGTTACCGACTAGCCAAAAAGATCTTTCCAAACAGTATGCTCAAAGCTTTTTTCAGCGTTTACAGCTGCTCAATGAAGAAGCGGTGCTGAGCGGTAAAGATTTTGGCGTTCGAGTGGATGATGCCAAATCGACCTACGCTCTACTGAGTTTAACCTCAGAAGGTTGGCAGCCTCTGAAATTAAAGCAGATTCCGAGCAAAACCAAGCTAGAAGAAGATATTACGCTACAACTCGAGCTCGGAGGTGGTGCTTGGGATAATGATGAGCGCTTATTCAAACCAGGTTCTCTTTTTGATGAAGACATGTTCGCAGAAGAAGAGGACGAAAAGAAAATTGAGCCACCGCAAGTGTTTATATTTTCCAGCGCCGAAGTCACGCCATTTACCCTGTCTTTTTTTCCGCAAAATGGTGATGCCTTTAATGACGGTTGGCGAGTCATTGGCAAAGAAAGTGGACAAATTTTGTTATTAGCTCCGGGCGAAGAAGTGAAAGAGGATGAGAATGCGCAATTTTAA
- the gspF gene encoding type II secretion system inner membrane protein GspF, whose amino-acid sequence MAAFEYKALDAKGKHKKGTIEGDNARQVRQRLKEQGMIPIEVVETKAKSAKSSGSVSFKRGISTSELALITRQLSTLVQSGMPLEECLRAVSEQAEKPRIRSMLAAVRSKVTEGYPLADSFADYPHVFDELYRSMVAAGEKSGHLDTVLERLADYVENRQKMRSKLLQAMIYPVVLVVFAVVIVSFLLATVVPKIIEPIIQMGQELPQSTQFLLAASEFVQDWGLIIFVVLVALFYGLKLALQKPDFRLAWDRKILSLPLIGKISRGLNTARFARTLSICTSSAIPILEGMRVAVDVMSNRYVKQQVLLAADNVREGASLRKALDQTRLFPPMMLHMIASGEQSGELESMLTRAADNQDQNFESTVNIALGVFTPALIALMAGLVLFIVMATLMPMLEMNNLMSG is encoded by the coding sequence ATGGCGGCATTTGAGTACAAAGCGCTAGATGCAAAAGGCAAGCATAAAAAAGGCACGATAGAAGGGGACAACGCCCGACAAGTGCGCCAGCGACTCAAAGAGCAAGGGATGATCCCGATTGAAGTGGTTGAGACGAAAGCTAAATCGGCTAAGTCTTCAGGCTCAGTCAGCTTTAAGCGCGGCATCTCAACATCTGAGCTGGCACTCATCACACGTCAATTGTCCACGTTAGTCCAATCAGGCATGCCTCTGGAAGAATGTTTGCGCGCGGTCTCTGAGCAGGCTGAAAAGCCGAGAATTCGTTCTATGCTGGCTGCGGTTCGCTCGAAAGTAACCGAGGGTTATCCGCTCGCCGACAGTTTTGCTGATTACCCACACGTGTTTGATGAACTGTACCGCTCTATGGTTGCGGCGGGCGAAAAATCAGGTCACCTCGATACCGTATTAGAGCGTTTGGCAGACTATGTCGAAAACCGCCAAAAGATGCGATCTAAATTGCTTCAAGCCATGATTTATCCTGTAGTTTTGGTGGTATTCGCGGTTGTCATCGTTTCGTTCTTATTGGCGACAGTGGTTCCTAAAATCATTGAACCCATCATTCAGATGGGCCAAGAGTTACCTCAATCGACGCAATTTTTACTGGCAGCCAGTGAGTTTGTGCAAGATTGGGGGCTGATTATTTTCGTTGTGCTGGTGGCGCTTTTCTATGGCCTCAAACTGGCGTTGCAAAAGCCAGACTTTCGCTTAGCTTGGGACAGAAAAATCTTGAGCTTACCGCTAATAGGTAAGATCTCTCGAGGTTTGAATACCGCACGATTCGCACGAACACTTTCGATCTGTACTTCCAGTGCTATTCCAATTCTCGAGGGTATGCGCGTTGCGGTAGATGTTATGTCTAACCGTTATGTGAAGCAGCAAGTCTTGCTTGCAGCGGATAACGTCCGAGAGGGCGCTAGTTTGCGTAAGGCGTTGGACCAAACTCGCTTGTTTCCACCAATGATGCTACACATGATCGCCAGTGGTGAGCAAAGTGGTGAATTAGAGAGCATGTTGACGCGGGCAGCCGATAACCAAGATCAAAACTTTGAATCAACAGTCAATATTGCTCTGGGTGTGTTTACTCCTGCGCTGATTGCATTAATGGCTGGATTAGTGTTGTTCATTGTGATGGCGACCTTGATGCCAATGCTAGAAATGAATAACTTGATGAGCGGATAA
- the gspJ gene encoding type II secretion system minor pseudopilin GspJ, which translates to MWRNNNPRANTRQRVKGFTLIEVLVSIAIFASLSVAAYQVVSQVQRSNALSQERTQRLNEIQRAMVMMDNDFRQMAMRQTRTNGEEPASRLIFWSDYLLDSDTKGLMFARLGWHNPQQQFPRGEVTKVGYRLKEETLQRVWWRYPDTPVGQQGTVTPLLTQVESFDMRFYDGKQWKKEWAEEKALPKAVSVVLTLKDYGEITRTYLTPDGTLSQKEESSGDSNNG; encoded by the coding sequence ATGTGGCGCAATAATAATCCCCGCGCAAATACGCGCCAAAGGGTAAAAGGTTTTACACTTATTGAAGTGTTGGTATCGATTGCCATCTTTGCCAGTTTAAGTGTCGCTGCGTACCAAGTGGTATCGCAAGTACAGCGTAGCAATGCGCTATCACAAGAACGAACCCAACGCTTAAACGAAATTCAGCGTGCCATGGTGATGATGGATAACGATTTTCGTCAAATGGCGATGCGTCAAACACGTACTAATGGTGAAGAGCCTGCTAGCCGGCTAATTTTTTGGTCCGATTACCTGTTGGACTCCGATACCAAAGGACTGATGTTTGCCCGTTTAGGTTGGCACAACCCTCAGCAGCAGTTCCCTCGTGGAGAAGTAACCAAGGTTGGCTATCGCTTAAAAGAAGAAACACTACAGCGAGTATGGTGGCGCTATCCTGATACGCCGGTTGGGCAACAAGGTACTGTTACTCCATTGCTAACGCAGGTCGAGTCATTTGATATGCGTTTCTATGATGGTAAGCAATGGAAAAAAGAGTGGGCTGAAGAAAAAGCGCTGCCGAAAGCGGTTTCTGTTGTTCTAACTCTCAAAGACTATGGAGAAATTACCCGCACTTATCTCACTCCTGATGGCACATTGAGTCAGAAAGAGGAAAGTTCAGGAGACAGCAATAATGGTTAA
- the gspI gene encoding type II secretion system minor pseudopilin GspI, whose protein sequence is MRNFKQAHPNLSHRRTRGMTLLEVLVALAIFATAAISVIRSVSQHINTISYLEEKMFAAMVVDNQMANVMLNTGELKAKNGTEELAGRTWFWKVTPVATTQPLLKAFDVSVSVEKSASPVVTVRSYVAQ, encoded by the coding sequence ATGCGCAATTTTAAGCAAGCTCACCCAAATTTGAGTCATCGCCGGACGAGAGGCATGACCTTACTGGAAGTATTGGTCGCACTGGCAATTTTCGCCACCGCTGCCATCAGTGTCATTCGCTCCGTGAGCCAGCATATTAATACAATCAGTTATTTAGAAGAAAAAATGTTTGCAGCCATGGTTGTGGATAATCAGATGGCAAATGTGATGTTGAATACCGGAGAACTCAAAGCGAAAAACGGCACAGAAGAGCTGGCAGGACGCACTTGGTTCTGGAAAGTCACGCCAGTCGCCACGACGCAGCCATTGCTGAAAGCATTTGATGTGAGCGTCTCGGTAGAGAAAAGCGCGAGCCCTGTAGTAACGGTACGAAGCTATGTGGCGCAATAA
- the gspE gene encoding type II secretion system ATPase GspE: MVDMLDTAPSMRRLPFSFANRFKLVLETEHPERPPILYYVEPLNPAALVEVRRVLKKSFVPQPIDKEAFDKKLTEAYQRDSSEARQLMEDIGADSDDFFSLAEELPHDEDLLESEDDAPIIKLINAMLGEAIKEGASDIHIETFEKTLSIRFRVDGVLREVLTPSRKLAPLLVSRVKVMAKLDIAEKRVPQDGRISLRIGGRAVDVRVSTMPSSHGERVVMRLLDKNATRLDLHSLGMTPSVHDNFRHLIGRPHGIILVTGPTGSGKSTTLYAGLQEINSNERNILTVEDPIEFDIDGIGQTQVNPKVDMTFARGLRAILRQDPDVVMVGEIRDLETAQIAVQASLTGHLVMSTLHTNTAVGAITRLRDMGIEPFLISSSLLGVLAQRLVRTLCPSCKEPYEADAEQKKLFGMEAHEPLELHRAKGCEACNQKGYRGRTGIHELIMVDEQVQELIHRESGEQEIERAVRAHTPSIRSDGLSKVRRGITSLEEVMRVTKET, from the coding sequence ATGGTTGATATGTTAGACACAGCGCCAAGTATGCGTCGTCTGCCATTCAGTTTTGCCAACCGCTTTAAACTGGTGCTGGAGACAGAGCATCCTGAGCGTCCACCTATTCTTTACTATGTCGAGCCGCTTAACCCTGCGGCTCTGGTTGAAGTCCGTCGTGTATTAAAGAAAAGCTTCGTACCACAACCTATCGATAAAGAAGCCTTTGATAAAAAGCTGACCGAAGCATATCAACGTGACTCGTCTGAAGCGCGTCAGTTGATGGAAGATATTGGTGCTGATAGCGATGATTTCTTCTCTTTGGCTGAAGAACTGCCGCACGATGAAGACTTATTAGAATCGGAAGACGATGCGCCAATCATCAAATTGATCAACGCCATGTTGGGCGAAGCGATCAAAGAAGGTGCTTCGGATATTCATATTGAGACGTTCGAGAAAACCCTTTCGATTCGTTTCCGTGTCGATGGCGTATTGCGTGAAGTCCTGACTCCAAGCCGTAAGCTAGCGCCTTTGCTAGTTTCTCGTGTGAAGGTTATGGCTAAACTAGATATCGCAGAAAAGCGTGTGCCTCAAGATGGCCGTATTTCGTTGCGTATCGGTGGTCGTGCGGTGGACGTGCGTGTATCTACGATGCCGTCCTCACATGGTGAGCGCGTGGTAATGCGTTTGTTGGATAAAAACGCGACTCGTCTTGATTTACATAGTTTGGGCATGACACCTTCAGTGCATGACAACTTCCGTCACTTGATTGGCCGCCCTCACGGTATCATCTTGGTGACGGGCCCGACAGGTTCTGGTAAATCCACCACCTTGTATGCTGGCTTGCAAGAGATCAATAGCAACGAGCGCAACATTCTAACGGTTGAAGACCCGATCGAATTTGATATTGATGGCATCGGTCAAACTCAGGTGAACCCAAAGGTCGACATGACTTTTGCGCGTGGTTTGCGTGCCATTCTGCGTCAGGACCCGGATGTGGTGATGGTCGGTGAGATCCGTGACTTAGAAACCGCACAAATTGCAGTGCAAGCGTCCTTAACGGGTCACTTGGTAATGTCTACTCTCCACACCAACACCGCAGTGGGTGCGATTACGCGTCTACGTGATATGGGTATTGAGCCATTCCTTATTTCTTCTTCGTTATTAGGGGTGCTAGCGCAGCGCTTAGTTCGAACGCTTTGTCCAAGCTGTAAAGAGCCGTATGAAGCCGATGCTGAACAGAAGAAACTGTTTGGTATGGAAGCGCATGAACCACTAGAGCTACACCGTGCTAAAGGCTGCGAAGCGTGTAACCAAAAAGGTTACCGAGGTCGAACAGGTATCCACGAGCTCATTATGGTCGATGAGCAAGTGCAAGAATTGATTCACCGAGAGTCTGGTGAGCAAGAAATTGAGAGAGCCGTTCGCGCCCATACGCCAAGTATTCGCAGTGATGGTCTAAGCAAAGTACGTCGTGGTATTACGTCACTTGAAGAAGTGATGCGAGTGACGAAGGAAACCTAA
- the gspG gene encoding type II secretion system major pseudopilin GspG — protein MKFKRSKQQGFTLLEVMVVVVILGILASFVVPNLLGNKEKADQQKAITDIVALENALDMYKLDNSVYPTTDQGLEALVSKPSNPEPRNYRDGGYIKRLPNDPWGNQYQYLSPGDNGTIDIFTLGADGQEGGEGPAADIGNWNMQDFQ, from the coding sequence ATGAAGTTTAAGCGTAGTAAACAACAGGGTTTTACACTTTTAGAAGTGATGGTTGTTGTCGTTATCCTGGGTATTTTGGCAAGTTTTGTTGTTCCAAACCTATTGGGTAACAAAGAGAAGGCAGACCAACAAAAAGCGATTACGGACATTGTCGCGTTGGAAAATGCCTTAGATATGTACAAGTTGGACAATAGCGTTTACCCAACAACGGACCAAGGTCTAGAAGCATTGGTTAGCAAGCCATCTAACCCAGAGCCACGCAACTACCGTGATGGTGGTTACATCAAACGTCTTCCTAATGACCCTTGGGGCAACCAGTACCAATACTTAAGCCCAGGTGATAACGGTACAATCGATATCTTCACTCTAGGCGCAGATGGCCAAGAGGGTGGAGAAGGTCCAGCTGCAGATATTGGCAACTGGAACATGCAAGACTTCCAATAA